CGACCAAAGTTGTAATAATGTGCCAGGAGTCAACGGCAGACAAGAACACGGCTGATCTTTGAGGATAGGGAGGAGTGTGGCACAGAAGCAGGAAGATTGGAGCTGCTACCACCATAGACCTGGCACCCTGTGAGATTAGGCTGCATTGGTTCTAACGTGAAAAGCTGCGACATGGTTTGTGTTGAGAGGTTCTTAACCTGCAGTAATAATAGGAGCATGgcatggggaggaggaggaggcacaAGGATGTTGAATAACTCTTAAATCTCTGCTTCCTCACAGCGGAACCTGGTATGCTGCAGCCGCACGGAAAACCTGCTCCTGTTTCACTTCCCAGAGCAGCTGGAGTTATGGCGTTTGGGGAGCTCACAAGCTGCAGGTGAGCGATTCTGGGGGGTCAGCATTTTGTGAATAAACCATTTGCCGTCATTGTAATTAACAAGTACAGACGAGGGACTGGAACAGCAACGTGGGGTGCGACAAAGCCAATAGACCAAACATTTACTGTGAGACAAGGTGGTCCAGGGTGCTGGAGAGGCCTACcaaccaaggtgtcccatctaagctagtctcatttgcctgtgttAGACCCAAatttctctaaacctttcttatccatttaCATGTCCAGAAATGCTGTTGTTGCACCTGCCTCAATAACTGTGTAGCAGCTCATcgtggaaaaggttaccccagAAATTCCTATTGAACCTTTCCCCTGTCACATTAAACCTGTGATTTTTAGCTCTAGATTCCCAAACCcgcccttcataattttatacagctctataagtcATCCCTCAGTCTCCTTTGCTCCCAAGAAATACCAgtggcctgcccaacctctctctttagctcaggccctcgagtcctggcaacgtcctcataaatcttctttgcacttttTCCGGCTtaatagcatctttcctatagcagggtgatacaatactccaaatgcagcctccccAACATCTTTTACCACTGCCTTAAAACTTGCAAACTTCTACATTCAGTTCCGTGACTGATGAAGCCCATTGTTGTCTACCTGCAGTGCCACTCTCAGGGAGTAGTGCAGTGAAATGTGTACGCAACCCTGAAGAGCAACAATGTTGagggtcagggtggaggaaatgttatgaccaattctaaATGACTGACTTCTGCTGGTCAGGAAGTCTAGGTCGGTTGCAGATGGAGGTCTGAAGACCTAAGTCCAGAAGTGTAGAGGTGAATTTATTGGTACTAGACCAGTTGGGCctcggtcccccaacgcaatattccaccactcacccatagcccccaactgcgcaggcgtggctgaggggttcccgttgtgacgcgagtcaggccaaccctcccccaactgcgcctcaacatccctcttcctacccctatcctggattggacgttgggccgaaggatctgctcAGAGTGGGGTATGACTGACCCTGTGACAATCAATGTCAGACACCGCCTGATTGTTGCCGTTGGATTGGTCATAATAAAATGTGTTTGCTCGGTTGGGTTGATTTTAGCCAAAATGGGTCAGATTCTGGTTTTAATTTTAATCCCAagtacttaaaatgtgaactcgtGGAGGAGTGCTAACTCCCACTGTGCAGTGTTCACAGGCACAGGTAATTTGCCCAGTCCCATCTGATTTCCCCATCTTCAGGTTAAGTGGAAATTTCGAGATTGAAAACTGTCCATTTGCTTTTAGTCCTCGGAGCTATATGTTTATCCCATGTGCCTACCACATTATTACCTCCCTCCGTACCCATTTCCTAACTAGATTGACAAGATATTGAGAGGAAACGCTGGTGAGCATTGTGATAATTCTCTCTTGTTTTATCGTAGGGGCTCCTGGGGATGTGCTGCCCGTCAGCAAGAAACCAGACAAACTGTTGGAGTTAAAATCCAAGGTGTGTCAGACAACGGATATTTTTGGGGGTCTTAAATTAATAATGGGTGTTTTAAAAACTGATTATTCAATGCAGTGATGAAGGAAACCTTGGATGGCAACTCATTCTGCTTGGCTATCTGAATGAGTAGTTCTGGAACTGTCTGATTGACAAAACAGTTAATAAGGGTATGCACAATTCTGGACCTTATTCACAGAAACGTAGTATATGAAAGCAGGGAAGTCATGCTGACCATTTATAATGTACCCGCCTGGCTTGAAATTACATATTGCTCTCATTCCTGGTTACCATGTTATGGGAAGGTTGCTAAGATggttcagaggagatttatgGGAGCGTTTCCTTGGATAAAGAACCACAATTAtaaggtgtgtaggaaagaactgcagatgctggtttaaatcgaaggtagacgcaaaatgctggagtaacacagcgggacaggcagcatctctggagagaaggaatgggtgacgtttcttgtccagacccttcatcagactgatgtcagggtagtgggcgggacagagatagaatgtagtcggagacaggaagactggtgggagaactgggaaggtggaggggatggagagagagaaggaaagtaagggctatttgaagttagagaagtcaatgttcatagtgttgggctgtaagctacccaaaacgaaatatgaggtgctgttccttcaatttgcgttgagcctcactctgatagtggaggaggcagaggacagaaaggtcagattgggaatgggggggggagttaaagtgctaagcaaccgggagatcaggtaggttaaggcggactgaggaggtgttcagcgaaacgatcgccgagcctgcgcttggtctccttgatgtggagaagttgacacctggaacagtggatacagtagatgaggttgcaggaggtgcaagtgaacctctgcctcacctggaaagactgtcggggtccttgaatTATAGTTACATTAGAGAGGCTGCCACTGTTTTCTTTGGAGATACAAAATCTGTGCCGGGATTTAACAGAAGGATGGAAAACGATGAGGGGCGTGGACAGAGTGGATCGTGGGAAGCTTTTCCTATTGGTAGAAGGGTTGAGGACCAGAGTCCACGGGTATCAAATAAAAGGCAAGAAATGAAACAATGTTTTTATGCAGCGTGTGTTTGTGATGTGGATGTACCGCTGACAGATGGAGACGTTTATTGGCGGCCTGCCTACATGTGGGAATTGGATAAATACACGATGGAAAAATGGTGTGGCTACAGAGAGAGTTTTAGTAGAGAGCTTGAAAGCCGTGATGAGTTGAATGACCTGTGAATGTTGTGGGAGTTGATATCTAACCTGCAGTCAAGCTGAGTTACTTCTTGTGTACCTCTTGTGTAGAGTTACAGTCACATCCGGTGCTGTGCACTGTCTCCATGTGGGACCTGGATTGCATCCTCAACAATCTACAAACTCCGTCTGTATCGGATAcagtacaagaatgattccatcaACATTAATACGGTAGGAAGATTCTCATTTCAAAACGGTGATTAATGGGTCAAAATACCGTGGCCTGGAGCTACGAGTGCTGCGTGTGGGGCGATTGGTGTGACACAAGTGTGAGAAGCCAGGGGAGCATTTGTACAATGATGGGGTCTAATGggtgctggaaatcagaaataaatgaACGGCTGGAAATACTCAGATAGGCAGTGTCTGTGCAAATACAGGCAGTCACGTTCCAAGGTCTAATGACCAGTCTGTGGTGGGAGaagctacagaatttaattctttTCTTACAGATCTCGCGGTTTACGAAGACTTTACCGCCGGCTCATCGGTTGCTTTTCTCTGCCGATTCCACAAGGCTGTTTGTTGCCTCAGACCACAGCCAAATTCAGGTTGTGGATCTGACGATGTTGGGTTCCAAGAGCATACATTCCCTTGCACCAAAATCTGGTGAGTTTTCCATGGGAATACGCTGctaattgatattggtttattgtcGTGCAAAGTGGACTTTGTTTTGAATGCTGTTGAAACACATTGTACCGGTGAGTACGTCAGTGCAAAAGTGAAGATAACTGGTGTACAGAATCATGTAGTGTTACAGCTTCACACAAAATGTAGATTAAAAAAATGCAAAGGCTACATTGGGTAGATTGCAAGATCGGGAAGACACCTTTGGCTTATGAGAGGTGCGTTTAAGATCTAACaacaacagggaagaagctgttcctggatccAGTGCCTGGTGCTTTCTTGCTTTTGTATCTGCAGCCTGGTGGGAGAAGTGGGACTAatcgggtgtgagtggtccttgattatgttggttgctttcctggggcagcgtgaagtatatatGGAGTTGATGGGTCccaggggttggtttgggtgatgCCTTCAACAAATAAACTTCATGACTTTTTGCCTGGGGCTCTAATGTGAAGATAGCTCGACCCcttccacttcctccaaatccaaggcgtagcaattggcacccacatgggccccagctctgcctgcctctttgtagggtatgtcgaacaatccctgttccagatgtacactggccctatccccgaactctaccttcgCTACATTGACTACTGCATCGGTacaacctcctgcacccatgcagaactcactgacttcattaactttactgtttaagaaggaaatgcagatactggaaaattgaaggtagacaaaaatgttggagaaactcagtgggtgaggcagtatctatggagcgaaggaaataagcaacgtttctggtcgagacccttcttcagactcactaacTTTACTACTAATTTCCTGACATTTCCCTACAGTTTGATCTTACCGGCTATATAACAGGAGATAAACTAGCGACTGACatttattataaacccactgactcccacagctatctagaatacacttcttcccaccctgcttcctgtagagactctatcccctactccgtctatgccacatctgaGACCAGGATGAGGTGTCCCATATCACGACATCTGAGATGTTCTCAGTCTTTAGGgattgggggttcccctctcccatcatagatgtggCCCTCACTaggtatcccgcagctccgctctcgctccccctccccccgtcacaacagggacagagtccccctagtcctcacctttcaccccaacaACCGTCGCATACGGCACataatcctccagcatttttgcaatcttcaatgggatcccaccactagccacatcttcccatctccacccctttccgccaagaccattccctctgcaactccctggataactcgtcccttcccacccccttcccaggtactttctccccaggtacaactgcaggagatgcaacacctgtccctataccaccgcccttgactccgtccaaagaccctgacagtcttttcaggtgaggcagaggttcacttgtacctccaactttatccactgttccaggtgtggactcctatatattggtgagaccaaacgcaggcttggcgatcgtttcgttgaacacctccgctcagtccgcctaaacccacctgatctcccggttgctaaacagtttaacccccccatcccattcccacactgacctttctgtcctgggctgcctCCACTTTCAGAGTaagaccaaatgcaaattggaggagcaacacctcatattttgtgggcagtttacaccccagcggtatgaagattgacttctctaacttgaagtaaccTTTGTCTTCCTGCTCTCtacaccccaccccactcccagatctgcgactagtctgactgtcctcgtttGTCTATGTTTGCTTTGTTACCTTTTCCTAACTAACGGtgatcaattctacattttccttgatccacatccattttgtctacttttcacacctcaccgttccttatctctatctccctctccactaattcagtctgaagaagggtctcgacccgaagcgtgactcattccttctatccagagctgctgcctgtcacactgagttactccagcatttagtgtctatctttgcagtTTAGACAATGTGTTGAAGTGTAAAGCTTCAGCTGTCATTGTGTGGAGATTGTGATTCTCAGTCAAATGTAGCTGATTGTGACAGTGGGAAACTCTGTTGGAGGATCGGCGggtcggggggtgggggttggttcTGGCTCTTTGTGGCACGGTCCCTGTGAATTCTGCCTCGCTCTTTGGAAGCTCTTTATTCTTGAGAGAACGGGGGGAAGGGAGGATGCTTGGGCAAACTAGTGGCCAACTTTTACTGAGGCCAGCTTTGgggaaaaaataaagtgctggattaattcagtaggtcaggcagcatctttggagaacatggataggtgatggttcagtacaattagtctgaagaagagtcctgtctggatatgtcacctatccatgttcttcagagatgctgcctgatccactgagtgactccagcacgttgtttctcttattgtaaaccagcatctgcacttccttgtttcttctTTTGTCTACATGGTGTGTTTTCTCTTGTACTGTAGATTGCCTTGAGCCCGTCTGTCTCCTGGCGGTGAGTGCAGATGGGAGCTGGCTTGCGGCTGCAAGTTACAACTGTGAAATCAATGTCTATAACCTCACACAGTTCAAGGTAAGGGAGAGGAGATTGCAAGGAGGGGAAGGGTTGCAGCTGTTGCCACAGCTTGTTGGGAGCGTGGGTTGTGGTGCGGAGGGCTTGACCCGGGCAGGAAAGAAGCTGAAGATAGTGGCTTCTGTCACTGAGTCACTGGAGACTGGAAGCTGGTGAACGCAGGTCTCTATTCAACACGTGAATCAGGCCGACTGGAGAATCTGCTTCTCTCCTGACAGTTAACAGCACAGTAATGTTTTATacatcttaaacacaaagaatatTCAAACACTATTTGCTGCTTCAAGGGGTTCTGACTGTACTACACCATCCACAAAATCTGATccatttttgctgacctttacatCTCAGGGGAAGGTAAATTGTGAATGAGTTTGTTTCAAGACTGGTTCTCCATTTAATTAATGCCTGCTCGCCACCTAGTTGTATAACTCCTGAATAACGTCTGACGGTGGGAGGGACACGGCAGACTGGAGGAGGAGTAATGGTGTGTGTCAGGATAGAGGGAGGGACTGATTTGAGAAGATGATTGGGGAAAGGATGGGTACGGAAGGGGAAACGCTGAGGTGATGGGTAGAATGAGATATTTGGATTTGATGATTCCTTCCTTGGTAATGttttggtatattattgtcacgtgtaccaagatccaGTGACGGGCTTTGTTCTTTCCCACAGCATCACTGTACCATTCCAGTGTACAACCACCTCTCTACTGCAATGGCCATCAATCCACACTCCAACAACCTCGTCATTGTACATGCAGATCAGCAGGTATGGCCTGACTGAAGTGGTGCTCATACTGCCCACCTTTAGTCCAATCTGTGATCTTTCTGTAGACTCTAGTCTGGGATTCCTGTAGAGGATCTGTTACCTACATTAAAGGTCTTGGGGTACAGAGGGACGCTGACTTGCACATTGACACGGTCAGAAAGCAGACCAGTGCTGATTGATTGACCATAATGTGATTGACTTTAGCACAGTGATGACCCCTGGGGTCAGCATCAGAGTCACTCTGAGAATTATCCCACACATGGAAGACTTTTGTTCTGTGGGGAGGCTGAAGAAGCTGGTGTTGTTCACCTTGAAGTTCAGCTACAGTAAGGAGGTCATCAAGTTGGAaaagatgcagaagagattcatttacagtgtataaacacatgataagggaataaataatgtttagtgcaaggtaaagccagcaaagtccgaacaaggatagtccgagggtcatcaaagagatagatagcactgctctctggttggcgaATGTTAGctgggcttgcgggcttgagttgTAGGGAGAGACTGAGACATTTTTCTTTGTAATGTAGGAGGCTGAGTGTAGCAAAATTATAAGCCGCATGGATACAGTGGGTGCTCAGTCTtcctttccccagggtagagaattttaaaactagagggcacaggcctcTAGAGTTGAGAGAGTGGTAGAGTTTTAAGAAGAACCTCAGGGGGCAAGATTGTCCACTGAGGGTAgtttgtatctggaatgagctgccagaggtagctgCAGAAGCAGATCCATTATGatttttaaaagacttttggaccgacatatggataggaagggtttacagggatatgggccaaatgcaggtaagctCAGTGTGCCAGTTTTGTTAGCATGgctaaggtgggccgaagggcctgtttccatactgtcccAGCTCTATAACTCTCAGCAGATTTGTTGAGAGAAAGTGGGATCAAAGTATTCCAAGCTGAGAATCGGCTTGATAAACGGGCACAAAGGATTGTGGCAGAAAGGTTTATATCTAAAGATGTGACGTATTTGGCAAAACGGTGATTCAATACAGCGAGTTGTAAACAACCATAAAATGTTTCAATACAGCGAGTTGTAAACTGGACCATACTGCCTGAAAGGGCAATGGAAGTGAATTCAGAGGACGATTTTGAAGGGACGTGGGTAAATGCTATAGATGTGTAAGCAGGGAACTGAATGCACGATCCAAGGCGCGGTGGCACACTGACCTTTGTCTGTGTGTGACAATCTGTTCCAATGTCTAGTGACTGTTTCTTTTGTTTTGTCAGATGTTTGAGTTCAGCATCGTTGAGAAGAGATACACAGAGTGGAGTCGTAAACTGCAGCAACAGGGTCTGCACACACTCTGGCTGGAGCGGGACACTCCCATCATACATGTCACCTTCAACCCTGCAGTGCCCACACACATCATCCTTCATGATACATATATGTTCTGTATCATTGACCAGTCGCTGGTGAGTGGCTCTGCCTGAACATTCTCCCTGCCTCTTTGCTGCCCTGTTATCCCACAGCCCCGTTTGCTATTCTCCTCCATTTCTAGCAACTACCCTTGTTTACCATGTCTTGCCCTGCAGCCTTGGCAGCCTCACCACCTGCCCCCACTACAGTCTTGTCCCAATCCCCCAAACCTCAATACTCACTGTCTACGGGATTTGTTTTTGTTGCTAAGTGACTGACTTTCTTTGATGCATTTTTGTTTGGAATTAATTCCTGTCAATCTTTCCAGCCCCTGCCCACTGACCGATCGCAGCTTCATAACCAGAGCTTCTTGAAACATTTGTCTGCAAATGCTCGGAAAAACCAGGAGCATGCATTCAAAATCTGTAAGAAATTCAAGGTAAGATCTGGGATGATGGGACGATGGGTGGACGGGCAGGTAATGTCGTGGAAGCAGAGAATCTGCAaaaggatttggacaggttgggagaatttgcaaataagtggcaaatggaatacagcagAGCAAAGTgaactttggtagaaggaataaagatcaaggtttcaaggtcagtttattgtcacatgtaccaattaaagtacagtgaaaatggCATTAGCAAATGTAGATAtaggctattttctaaatggggagaggatttagAAATCAGAGGTACAAATGGACTTgggggtgctggtgcaggattgccaaaaggttaatttgcaggttgagttggtagtaaggaaggcaaatacaatgttagtattcattttgagaggactataATATAATAGCAATGATATAATGCTGAGACCTTTATCAGGCACTGGTcaaaccacatttggaatattgtgagccgttttgggccccatatctggggaaggatgtgagggtccagaggaggcttacgtgaatgatcccagggacgattgggttaacatatgaggagtgtttgatgactctgggcctgtactggctggagtttagaaggatgaggggggtgggggggtctacCGAATAGTGGACGTGGAGAAGATAtttccagtggtgggagagtcttggaccagagggcacagcctcagaataaaaggacgtacctttagaatgtagATGAGGAAGAATATTTCTAACCTGAGGGTGGTGATTCATTACCACTGACAGTAGTGGAGGCCCATTCATTGGGTATTTAATTTTTaacgcagagattgatagattcttgattagtaagggtgtcaaaggttacgaggggaaagcaaaatggattcaaATGGAAAAACATCAACCATGATCTAATGGGAGAGCAgtcgtgatgggctgaatagcctaattctgcttctctgtcttatgatcatatgattatcccCAATCCCCTGCCCCCACTTTGCTCAAGATATCTGAAAATCCCAGCATATCACGCCTGCAGTTTGTTCATTATCTTCCCATCATCTCATTTAAAATCTCCTATCCATCTCTGGAACACTATTTCCTTTCATGAAACTCTTACTGCTCAATCATGTAATGCTTTTCTTTAAATGCACAGTGACCATATATTTTATGAATAAATTCCAATAGTTTCCCTGGCTTATTCCGTGTTATTTCCCACCCTAAGTTTACTACTTTCCAAACCGCACTTTGGAAGCTCTCTGGTGGGGTAGCTGTGGATGTGTTTGATCAGATTTCACaatcctttccttctctctctctctctctctctctctctctgcagccGTTGCTCCATGTGGAGCTGTTGTTTGATGGCTCTCTGGTGGTGGTGGAGCGTCCTGTGATGGACATCAACGCACAGCTGCCCGCCCCAGTCCGACAGAAGAAATTCGCCACATAGTTGGCTCCTGGGTCTGATTTGCATTGTATatctgctttccttagtctcatTCAACTTGCGAAAAGTTGCATTGGATTTCCAAGCTTGAAATATTTTGTATAAATAAACATTGTTAAAACTCCAACCATGACTGTTGTGAAAATACTGATCCACTTTAGTTGCcactttattctctggctttgcaCAAATGGGCTGCTCTCATTCTTGGGAAGCTATGTTTATTTGCAACACTTTGAATTGATTGTGACTGATCTGCAATTAATCTTCTCCAATGCTGAAGGGTGATGGGATGCCATGATGGGTCACTCCCTGCTGTTGCTCAGTTCATCATTTGTAATGTTTGAGAATAAGCCTGTAGGAAATGATACAACTAAACATTAAATATTCCAATTTCAAATAATATCCCCATAGTCCCCCAAAATTAGCTGTGCACCTGAACTAGCAAATGCAACACAGTTAGTGTTGGAATCTACGTATAttgttatcctttatctgtacactatggatggtttgactgtaatcatgtctagTATTTATGTTGACTggagagcacacaacaaaaagtttttcactgtacctcagtacatgtaacaatacgTATATCCCATTAACAAAAAGCAAGGCATCCAATAGGGCAAATGAAGGCCCTatgaatgtagagaggatgtttccactagtgggcgagtctaggaccagaggccacagcatcagaataaaaggacgtacctttagaagggagatgaataGGAATTTCTGTAatcaggatggtgaatctgtggaattcatcgtcgcagaaggctgtggaggccatcagatgGCAAATATcgacagcttcttgattagtaagggtgtcaggggttatggggcaaaggcaggagaatggggttgagagggaaagatagattagccatgattgaatggtggagtagacttgatgagttggtgatctaattctgctcctggaaattATGAACATCAGCCCACTTTGTCACCAGCAGAGTGATAGAATATGTCATTAACATTGCCATTGAGTGGCTGTTCCTCATCAATAACCAGATGGGTTTTGGGCCCCGACTCTGTTCTTTACTCTAATTACAAGCCTGGTCCAAAGAGTTGATCTGGTCGCTCTCATCGAAGTTCTACCCACTTATCTTCCACTTTGCTACTGAAAACAAATGTTTTCTCTCTTTTGCCATTCTTACAAAGGGTGTAGGGCCTGATACTAATAACAATTACTatttccacagatgttacctgatctAATTGTTTCCTGTATAGACATGGATAGTATGGGTTTGAAggagggtatcgacccaaaatgtcacccattccttatccagggacgctgcctgtcccgctgagttactgcagcattctgtgtctacctttggtgtaaagcagcatctgcagttcatttctacacaATTGTTTCAAGTATCTTGTTTCTAATTCTGATTTTCAGCATATTTTGCTTTTTGACAagaactacaatgctgagaactatattctgtactctatcttcccctttgctctacctactgtACTTTGAACTAATTGTATCTATTTATGcatatctaatctgtttggatagcatgcaaaacaaagctttttactgtagctCAGTACATGTGACCGTAAATCTAAAGTTAGTGTTTTGGATAGAAGACTGTCGGCATGGGGAAAATAAGTTAATTTGTAATATCAGAGAATGTGGGATAGTTTGACAGAGTGAGGCTGGGCTTGCCATTGGGGATAAACTGTAGACCTTATCTAGTCAATTAGTTGATGGCTGTATTAGGGAGTGCGATTAGAAACAAAACAATTGTTAAAAGATGCAAACTAAAAGGTGTGAGGATGTGCAGGACAGGCTGTGATAACTGTTCCAATGCCAGAGATATTAGTATCAGAACTGGCATGTCTGCCATATTTTCCATTCTCTGCTCTACTGGTTGCAAGATCCACATTCCTAttttcttttttcccccactCCCTTCAATGGAAGTTATGTTGAACTGCTGGCTTCTATTttgcatacagtgccctccataatagaaacatagaaaataggtgcaggagtaggccattcggcccttcgagcccgcaccgccattcaatatgatcatggctgatcatccaactcagtatcctgtacctgccttctctccataccccctgatctctttagccacaagggccacatctaactccctcttaaatattgcctatgaactggcttcaactaccttcggtgccagagaattccacagattcaccactctctatgtgaaaaatgtttttctcatctcggttctaaaagacttcccccttatccttaaactgtgaccccttgttctgcacttccccaacatcgggaacaatcttcctgcatctagcctgtccaacctcttaagaattttgtaagtttctataagatccccccctcaatcttataaattctagcgagtacaagccgagtctatccagtctttcttcatatgaaagtcctgccatcccaggaatcagtctggtgaaccttctctgtactccctctatggcaagaatgtatttcctcaaattaggagaccaaaactgtacgcaatactccaggtgtggtctcaccaagtgtggtacaactgcagtagaacctccctgctcctatactcaaatccttttgctatgaatgctaacataccattcgctttcttcactgcgtgctgcacctgcatgcccactttcaatgactggtgtaccatgacacccaggtctggttgcatctccccttttcctaatcggccaccattcagataataatgtttgggacaaagacccatcatttatttatttgcctctgttccacaatttaagatttgtaatagaaaaaaatcacatgtggttaaagcgcacgttgtcagatgttattaaaggccattttaaaacattttggtttcaccatgtagaaactacagttgtgtttatacatagtccacccatttcagggcaccataatgtttgggacacgtggcttcacaggcgtttgtaattgttcaggtgtgtttaattgtctccttaatgcaggtatagagagctctcagcatctagtctttcctccagtctttccattacctttggaaacttttattg
This sequence is a window from Amblyraja radiata isolate CabotCenter1 chromosome 17, sAmbRad1.1.pri, whole genome shotgun sequence. Protein-coding genes within it:
- the LOC116982405 gene encoding U3 small nucleolar RNA-associated protein 4 homolog isoform X2, whose translation is MGEYRLHRVRFFDLVPSAVRGLAHHRAARRLGLARADGSLEFFNFASNFVQEKVIPGDRKRLIEAISWIGQDRLVSVGLSGEIIEYDLQRLCPKYSLDAFGGPLWCMGCNCEETHLAVGCEDGSVKLFEIVPEKLQFERNLDRQKGRVLSLAWHKSGTMIVTGSLDTIRVLDVKSGHCKRHIRVDRGDITFRNRKCVIWAVGFLSDFSVVSADSAGKMQFWDWKTGTLLKTHPVTKCDVLSMSVNESEDSIAVGTAEGTVVQFQRVAVQSDVAGAQWVRTKTFKHHTHDVRAVVHAMSALVSGGVDAQLVIRPLMDQVEIKSYETALRKILFPHRNLVCCSRTENLLLFHFPEQLELWRLGSSQAAGAPGDVLPVSKKPDKLLELKSKSYSHIRCCALSPCGTWIASSTIYKLRLYRIQYKNDSININTISRFTKTLPPAHRLLFSADSTRLFVASDHSQIQVVDLTMLGSKSIHSLAPKSDCLEPVCLLAVSADGSWLAAASYNCEINVYNLTQFKHHCTIPVYNHLSTAMAINPHSNNLVIVHADQQMFEFSIVEKRYTEWSRKLQQQGLHTLWLERDTPIIHVTFNPAVPTHIILHDTYMFCIIDQSLPLPTDRSQLHNQSFLKHLSANARKNQEHAFKICKKFKPLLHVELLFDGSLVVVERPVMDINAQLPAPVRQKKFAT